The following coding sequences lie in one Mus musculus strain C57BL/6J chromosome 11, GRCm38.p6 C57BL/6J genomic window:
- the Olfr224 gene encoding olfactory receptor 224, producing MSNYTGQSYFTLVGLFSQSKHPALLAVVIFVVFLMSLSGNALLILLILSDTHLHTPMYFFISQLSLMDMMYISVTVPKMLMDRVLGNHKISAAACGMQMFLYMSLGGSEFLLLAAMSYDRYVAICHPLRYPVLMNHRVCLLLISTCWILGSLDGFMFTPVTMTFPFCGSREIHHFFCEAPAVTKLSCSDTWLYETLMYVCCVLMILIPVTVISGSYSSILLTVLRMNSAEGRKKALATCSSHMTVVTLFYGAAIYTYIFPASLHSPEKDMVVSVFYTILTPLLNPLIYSLRNKNVTEAMKKLLGIRLHFPETVK from the coding sequence ATGAGCAACTATACTGGACAGTCATATTTCACCCTGGTGGGACTCTTCAGCCAATCTAAACACCCTGCCCTGCTTGCTGTGGTCATATTTGTGGTTTTCTTGATGTCCTTATCTGGGAACGCCCTCCTGATCCTGTTGATACTCTCTGACACCCAcctccacacacccatgtactttttTATCAGCCAACTGTCCCTCATGGACATGATGTACATTTCTGTCACTGTGCCCAAGATGCTCATGGACCGCGTCCTGGGGAACCACAAGATCTCAGCTGCTGCCTGTGGGATGCAGATGTTCTTATACATGTCACTAGGAGGTTCAGAATTTTTGCTTCTAGCTGCTATGtcttatgaccgctatgtggccatctgtcaTCCACTCCGGTATCCTGTCCTCATGAACCACAGGGTGTGTCTCCTCCTGATATCAACCTGTTGGATCCTAGGATCATTGGATGGCTTCATGTTCACCCCTGTCACCATGACCTTCCCATTCTGTGGATCTCGGGAGATCCATCACTTCTTCTGTGAGGCCCCTGCTGTGACAAAGCTCTCCTGCTCAGACACCTGGCTCTATGAGACCctcatgtatgtgtgctgtgtgctcatGATTCTTATTCCTGTGACAGTCATTTCAGGCTCCTATTCATCCATCCTTCTCACTGTTCTCAGGATGAACTCAGCAGAGGGCAGGAAGAAGGCCCTTGCCACCTGCTCCTCCCACATGACTGTGGTCACCCTCTTCTATGGCGCTGCTATTTATACCTACATTTTCCCTGCTTCCCTCCACAGCCCTGAGAAGGACATGGTGGTGTCTGTGTTTTACACCATACTTACCCCTCTGTTGAACCCACTAATCTATAGTCTTAGGAATAAAAATGTCACAGAGGCTATGAAGAAACTGTTGGGTATAAGACTCCACTTTCCAGAAACAGTGAAGTAA